A portion of the Chlamydia caviae GPIC genome contains these proteins:
- a CDS encoding glucose-6-phosphate isomerase, translating into MNKKGFLDSSSTKILQDLAVAPIDLTAPGVISKERIERFSLSVEGFTLSYATERVDEGILSALEDLASERGLIESMQAMQNGEVVNYIENFPSESRPALHTATRAWVKESPLQGNAEDISLRSKIEAQRLKDFLNRYRDVFTTIVQIGIGGSELGPKALHWALKGCCPSDKKVYFVSNVDPDNAAEVLQEIDCAKTLVVTVSKSGTTLETAVNEELLADHFLKQGLHFQDHFIAVTCEGSPMDDTSKYLEVFHIWDSIGGRYSSTSMVGGVVLGFAYGFDVFLQLLEGAASMDLAALEPRMSENLPLLSAMLGIWNRNFLRYPTSAVVPYATGLEYFPAHLQQCGMESNGKSVAQTGEVIGFATSPILWGEVGTNSQHSFFQCLHQGSDIVPIEFIGFQENQRGKDIVIAGSSSSQKLFANMVAQSIALAKGRENTNPNKNFRGNRPSSLLVSERLTPYTMGALLAFYEHKIVFQGFCWGINSFDQEGVTLGKDLANQVLQVMQGQEKEGALLEAEALLRLFNNIKK; encoded by the coding sequence ATGAATAAAAAAGGCTTTTTAGATAGCTCCTCAACAAAGATATTACAAGATTTGGCTGTGGCACCTATAGATTTAACAGCCCCAGGAGTAATTTCTAAAGAGCGTATAGAAAGGTTTTCCTTGTCTGTAGAGGGCTTTACATTAAGTTACGCTACGGAGCGTGTCGATGAGGGAATTTTATCTGCATTAGAGGATTTAGCTTCTGAACGTGGCCTTATAGAATCTATGCAGGCAATGCAAAACGGAGAAGTTGTCAACTATATCGAGAATTTTCCTAGTGAATCGCGACCTGCTTTGCATACGGCGACACGTGCATGGGTTAAGGAAAGCCCTTTACAAGGTAATGCTGAAGACATTTCTTTAAGATCAAAAATCGAAGCTCAACGTTTAAAGGACTTTCTCAATCGCTATAGGGATGTTTTTACAACGATTGTACAAATTGGGATTGGGGGGTCAGAACTCGGTCCTAAAGCTTTGCACTGGGCTTTAAAAGGCTGTTGCCCTTCAGATAAAAAAGTATATTTTGTCTCCAATGTGGATCCTGATAATGCTGCAGAGGTTTTACAAGAAATCGATTGCGCAAAAACTTTGGTTGTTACGGTATCAAAATCAGGTACTACATTAGAGACTGCTGTTAATGAAGAATTATTAGCAGATCATTTCTTAAAACAAGGATTGCATTTTCAAGATCATTTTATTGCTGTTACCTGCGAGGGTAGCCCTATGGATGATACAAGTAAATATCTTGAAGTTTTCCATATTTGGGATAGTATCGGAGGCCGCTATTCCTCAACATCTATGGTTGGCGGGGTTGTTTTAGGCTTTGCCTATGGATTTGATGTGTTTTTACAGCTCCTTGAAGGCGCAGCATCTATGGATCTCGCTGCTTTAGAACCTCGTATGAGCGAAAATCTTCCTTTATTATCGGCAATGTTAGGGATTTGGAATCGTAATTTCTTACGTTATCCCACCTCTGCTGTGGTTCCCTATGCTACAGGATTAGAGTATTTCCCTGCGCATTTACAGCAGTGTGGTATGGAATCTAATGGAAAGAGTGTTGCCCAAACCGGAGAGGTGATAGGCTTTGCCACAAGCCCTATTCTTTGGGGTGAGGTGGGAACAAATAGCCAGCACTCCTTTTTCCAGTGCCTTCATCAAGGTAGCGATATTGTGCCTATAGAATTCATTGGTTTTCAAGAAAACCAAAGAGGGAAAGATATCGTTATCGCCGGATCGAGTTCTTCTCAAAAGCTCTTTGCTAATATGGTAGCGCAGTCCATAGCCTTAGCAAAAGGACGGGAAAATACTAATCCGAATAAAAATTTTAGAGGAAATCGCCCTTCCTCTCTTCTTGTATCTGAAAGACTCACTCCCTACACTATGGGAGCTCTTTTAGCCTTCTATGAACATAAAATCGTCTTTCAGGGCTTTTGCTGGGGAATTAACTCCTTCGATCAGGAAGGAGTTACCCTGGGAAAAGATTTAGCAAACCAGGTTTTGCAAGTTATGCAAGGTCAGGAGAAAGAGGGAGCTCTTCTTGAAGCAGAAGCCTTGTTAAGGCTTTTTAACAATATTAAAAAATAA
- a CDS encoding site-specific tyrosine recombinase XerD, translating to MTSAQFCDVILEQFILFLSVDRGLCRNSISAYCQDITLFLKINAITSTEEISQDSVYLFVQQLHKRKEAESTLARRLIALKVFFRFLKEAKLLDHPPLIEHPKIWKRLPSVLTPKEVDALLSAAQQSKTSPIISARDTAILLTLYSTGIRVSELCDLCISDVSDDFLRVTGKGSKTRLVPLGKVACKAIDAYLCPFRETFQKLHPEEHHLFLSVRGHRLERSCVWRRIHYYAKQVTHKRVSPHSLRHAFATHLLDNKADLRIIQEMLGHARIASTEIYTHVAADTLMENFLSYHPRNP from the coding sequence ATGACCTCAGCCCAGTTTTGCGATGTTATTCTCGAACAATTTATTCTTTTTCTCTCTGTAGATCGCGGTCTTTGCCGCAACTCTATTTCTGCGTATTGTCAGGACATTACCCTATTCCTAAAAATAAACGCCATTACATCAACCGAAGAAATTTCCCAAGATAGCGTGTATCTGTTTGTTCAGCAGCTACATAAACGCAAAGAAGCTGAATCTACTTTAGCGCGTCGCCTGATTGCCTTAAAAGTATTTTTCCGATTTCTTAAAGAAGCAAAGCTTCTTGATCATCCTCCTCTTATTGAACATCCGAAAATTTGGAAACGCCTTCCTTCTGTTTTAACTCCGAAAGAAGTCGATGCCCTTTTATCTGCTGCCCAACAATCTAAAACCTCTCCTATAATCTCTGCTCGAGATACTGCTATTCTCCTTACCCTCTATTCCACAGGGATTCGCGTATCCGAACTTTGCGACTTATGTATTAGTGACGTTAGTGATGATTTTCTACGAGTTACAGGGAAGGGCTCCAAAACACGCCTTGTTCCCCTAGGAAAAGTCGCCTGCAAGGCTATTGACGCCTATCTATGCCCATTTCGAGAAACCTTCCAAAAGCTCCACCCGGAAGAACATCATCTATTTCTTTCCGTACGCGGCCATAGATTAGAACGCTCTTGTGTATGGAGAAGAATCCACTACTACGCAAAGCAGGTAACCCATAAACGCGTCTCCCCGCATTCTCTAAGGCATGCCTTTGCTACGCATCTATTAGATAACAAGGCTGACCTCAGGATCATTCAAGAGATGCTCGGGCATGCCCGCATTGCCTCTACAGAAATCTATACACACGTAGCTGCAGATACGTTAATGGAAAACTTCCTCTCCTACCACCCGAGAAATCCTTAA
- a CDS encoding SycD/LcrH family type III secretion system chaperone, with protein MSYLAYLLEKIASSSKEDYPFPDDLESYLSGYFPSKEFPLDTYQKIFKISAEELERVYKEGYNAYLNREYQESSKTFRWLVFFNPFVSKFWFSLGASLHMSQLYPQALHAYAVTAILRDKDPYPHYYAYICYTLMDQQEEASKALEAAWERAKHHSAYQELKAEILDIKNHA; from the coding sequence ATGTCATACTTAGCTTATTTATTAGAAAAAATAGCCTCCTCAAGTAAAGAAGATTACCCCTTTCCAGATGATTTGGAGAGTTATCTATCAGGATATTTCCCAAGCAAAGAATTCCCATTAGATACATACCAGAAAATCTTCAAAATCTCTGCAGAAGAATTAGAACGTGTTTATAAAGAAGGTTACAACGCTTACCTAAATCGAGAATATCAAGAAAGTAGTAAAACTTTTCGTTGGTTAGTCTTCTTTAATCCTTTTGTTTCTAAATTCTGGTTTTCTTTAGGAGCCTCTCTCCATATGAGCCAGCTTTATCCTCAAGCTTTACATGCTTATGCGGTAACGGCAATATTACGAGATAAAGACCCCTATCCTCACTATTATGCCTATATCTGTTACACTCTCATGGACCAACAAGAAGAGGCAAGCAAGGCTTTAGAAGCTGCGTGGGAACGAGCAAAACATCATAGCGCTTACCAAGAACTAAAAGCTGAAATCTTGGATATAAAAAACCACGCATAA
- a CDS encoding CarD family transcriptional regulator — MTASCSTTTITTSENAELDLIMTESGSEASSTTDAKVTVPDCCQMAILRSMSDACLNLLNQSGSVFSQLPSQNKPAPSETLMAKNGMLMKSSSLPNLSSQKSLDTFSSADKNPALRQTNQLSSSFSSVKEQKAQASMGFSSCLAPKDESAVTKTTTVILNLPESKDDGYGEKPSLTLCKTQVEVQTYDKQTIKEHSSKDTGRTSEDAEKSAPSLPKPSTSSLSPMALFSHVQKEIAEPRFNAKSQEKEEGKGEHGEQGQQDQEQQHHKQKKDFAIEKLSNQMAAHYTQSPSLPDEIIEFALTEAQLSSLLHMRVSNLDVLRICAEIMKLMLNSREQENLARLEARKHLLEKARELIESYESQAKMAQWLGIATATLGIIGAASPLLGEISGKRILGFVQKHTGLWKEATARTFFKSAGKICTSLSQLTETSSKIYELKETASRTFAENYKEIFRIEHDEITRSIEEVKDHWKNMDNFLLQILQTEHDAVRSLYQ, encoded by the coding sequence ATGACAGCATCTTGTTCAACAACAACGATTACAACTTCGGAGAATGCCGAACTTGATTTGATAATGACCGAATCAGGATCCGAAGCATCTTCAACAACAGATGCTAAGGTAACCGTTCCTGATTGTTGCCAAATGGCTATTTTACGTTCCATGTCCGATGCTTGTTTAAACTTATTAAATCAATCAGGTTCGGTATTTTCACAACTTCCTTCACAAAATAAACCTGCGCCCTCAGAAACCTTAATGGCAAAAAATGGTATGCTGATGAAATCTTCATCTCTACCGAATCTGTCATCACAAAAATCTCTGGATACATTTTCCTCAGCTGATAAGAATCCAGCTTTACGACAAACTAACCAACTCTCCTCGTCTTTTTCTTCTGTAAAAGAACAAAAAGCACAAGCAAGTATGGGATTTTCCTCTTGCTTAGCTCCTAAAGACGAAAGTGCCGTAACAAAAACAACAACAGTGATCTTAAACCTACCAGAATCTAAAGATGATGGTTATGGGGAAAAACCATCCCTTACCTTATGCAAAACGCAAGTTGAAGTGCAAACTTATGACAAGCAAACCATAAAAGAGCACAGCTCGAAAGATACTGGGAGAACTTCTGAAGACGCTGAAAAATCTGCACCATCTTTACCAAAACCTTCCACATCTTCTCTCAGTCCTATGGCGCTATTCAGCCATGTACAAAAAGAGATTGCAGAACCACGTTTCAATGCAAAATCTCAAGAAAAAGAAGAAGGAAAAGGAGAGCACGGAGAACAGGGACAACAAGACCAAGAGCAACAACATCATAAACAGAAAAAAGATTTCGCTATTGAAAAACTTTCTAATCAGATGGCTGCTCACTATACGCAATCTCCTAGCTTGCCTGATGAAATTATTGAATTTGCTCTTACGGAAGCACAGCTAAGCTCTTTACTGCACATGCGTGTATCCAATCTAGATGTCCTTAGAATCTGCGCAGAAATTATGAAGCTGATGTTAAATAGCAGAGAACAAGAGAATCTTGCTCGTTTAGAAGCTAGGAAGCATCTTTTGGAAAAAGCTAGGGAGCTGATTGAAAGTTACGAAAGTCAAGCTAAGATGGCGCAGTGGTTGGGAATTGCCACAGCAACTTTAGGAATCATAGGAGCGGCTTCTCCACTCCTTGGAGAGATCTCTGGAAAACGTATTTTAGGATTCGTTCAAAAACATACAGGATTATGGAAAGAAGCAACAGCACGAACATTCTTTAAAAGTGCTGGTAAAATTTGTACTTCCCTATCGCAGCTTACAGAGACCTCATCAAAAATTTATGAGCTGAAAGAAACTGCGTCACGAACATTTGCAGAAAACTATAAAGAAATATTCCGTATAGAACATGACGAAATCACCCGTTCTATCGAAGAGGTAAAGGACCACTGGAAAAATATGGATAATTTCTTACTACAAATACTACAAACAGAACACGATGCTGTTCGCAGCCTTTATCAATAG
- a CDS encoding class I SAM-dependent methyltransferase → MSYFNRLKSSVIKKSSFLHILRVGMHRIIFSIREYIYLSFSLYMKYPKLIVYDLAKFFYSLFRNPYRKLRRSPQSSLLKEGNVYGETPWSALNKVSREFGVTSQDVVYDLGCGLGKVCFWFSHILRCQVVGIDNQSTFINFASRMHRLLSAQPTVFFQENFHETELSQASCVYFYGSSYSLKVLKGVLIALEKLKSGNMVISISFPLDSLPDGDMLFYTEKSCDVTFPWGKTKAYKNIRK, encoded by the coding sequence ATGTCGTATTTCAACCGCCTAAAGAGCTCCGTAATTAAAAAGTCTTCATTCTTACATATATTGCGAGTAGGAATGCATAGAATAATATTCTCTATTAGAGAATATATCTATTTATCCTTCTCACTCTATATGAAATATCCAAAACTCATCGTATATGATTTAGCGAAGTTTTTTTATTCCTTATTCAGAAATCCCTACAGGAAGTTACGCCGTTCTCCACAATCTTCATTGCTAAAGGAAGGAAATGTTTATGGAGAGACCCCTTGGTCAGCATTAAACAAAGTCAGTAGGGAATTCGGAGTTACTTCTCAAGATGTTGTTTATGATTTAGGCTGTGGACTAGGGAAAGTATGTTTTTGGTTTTCCCATATTCTGAGATGCCAGGTTGTGGGTATAGATAACCAATCTACGTTTATTAACTTTGCCTCTCGTATGCATAGGCTGTTGTCTGCACAGCCTACAGTGTTTTTTCAGGAAAATTTTCATGAAACAGAATTGTCACAAGCTTCTTGCGTCTATTTTTACGGCTCGTCGTATTCTTTAAAAGTGTTGAAAGGTGTCCTCATAGCTTTAGAAAAGCTAAAGTCAGGAAATATGGTCATTAGCATTTCCTTTCCTCTAGACTCTTTACCCGATGGAGATATGCTGTTTTACACAGAGAAAAGTTGTGATGTTACTTTTCCTTGGGGTAAGACAAAAGCATATAAAAATATACGAAAGTAA
- the ispH gene encoding 4-hydroxy-3-methylbut-2-enyl diphosphate reductase, with translation MRRVILNNPRGFCAGVVRAIQVVETALEKWGAPIYVKHEIVHNRHVVDDLKRRGAIFIEDLSDVPSGEKVVYSAHGIPPEVREEARTRNLFDIDATCVLVTKIHSAVKLYASKGYQIILIGKKKHVEVIGIRGEAPESVTVVEKVEDVANLPFEESVPLFFVTQTTLSLDDVAEITQALKVRYPHIITLPSSSVCYATQNRQEALRSVLPKVNFVYVIGDVQSSNSNRLREVAEKRNIPARLVNSPDHISDEILNYSGDIAITAGASTPEHIVQSCISRLKELIPDLQVEEDIFAIEDVVFQPPKELRN, from the coding sequence ATGCGTAGGGTTATATTAAATAATCCTAGAGGGTTTTGTGCTGGGGTAGTTCGCGCTATTCAAGTGGTAGAGACTGCTTTAGAGAAATGGGGAGCCCCGATTTATGTGAAACATGAAATTGTTCATAACCGACATGTAGTAGATGATCTCAAGAGGAGAGGGGCGATCTTTATCGAAGATCTTAGCGATGTTCCTTCTGGAGAAAAGGTTGTTTATTCTGCTCATGGGATTCCTCCAGAGGTGCGCGAAGAGGCAAGAACTCGGAATCTTTTTGATATTGATGCGACTTGTGTTTTGGTAACTAAGATTCATTCTGCGGTGAAGCTTTATGCAAGCAAAGGTTATCAAATTATTTTAATAGGGAAGAAAAAGCATGTGGAAGTTATTGGGATTCGCGGAGAAGCTCCTGAAAGTGTTACCGTGGTAGAAAAGGTAGAGGATGTAGCTAATCTTCCTTTTGAAGAGAGTGTCCCTTTGTTTTTTGTAACTCAAACGACGTTAAGCTTAGATGATGTTGCTGAAATCACCCAGGCGTTAAAGGTGCGTTATCCGCATATCATCACTTTGCCGAGTTCTTCTGTATGTTATGCTACACAAAATCGTCAAGAAGCTCTACGTTCGGTATTGCCTAAGGTGAATTTCGTTTATGTTATTGGAGATGTGCAAAGCTCTAACTCCAATCGTTTACGAGAAGTTGCTGAAAAAAGGAATATTCCTGCTAGATTAGTGAATAGCCCGGATCATATTTCTGATGAGATTTTAAATTATTCTGGTGATATTGCAATAACAGCAGGAGCGTCAACTCCCGAGCATATTGTTCAATCTTGTATTTCTAGGTTAAAAGAGTTAATACCCGATTTACAAGTTGAAGAAGATATATTTGCTATAGAAGATGTCGTATTTCAACCGCCTAAAGAGCTCCGTAATTAA